Proteins encoded by one window of Pseudonocardia sp. HH130629-09:
- a CDS encoding IS701 family transposase, with product MEEGLEAWAGGLDGLFGLVAGRFFRTEPRRRARAYVRGLLAPLAGKNGWTLAEVAGDTTPDGMQRLLNSATWDTDGVRDDLRDYVVEHLGEAGGVLIVDETGFLKKGAKSAGVQRQYSGTAGRVENCQLGVFCAYSTSTGRTLIDRELYLPKSWTGDRERCRSAAVPDEVEFATKAVLATDMIGRALDAGAPAAWVAADEAYGQDHEFRSWCERRRIGYVVAVPRSQSIPLSPSGADLAVDIAGLVGSRRADDLVARAPQQAWKRRSAGPGAKGERLYDWAVAGLYPPPDAPAGWGRWLLVRRQILTATQLESGMEPELAYYLCAGPPGTGDDDLIRVAGARWAIEECFQTAKNDIGLDQYQVRRYDAWYRHITLAMLAHAYLSVTAAIAPKDLLTGSSRSPSPRSDVSWHL from the coding sequence CGGACAGAGCCGCGGCGTCGGGCACGGGCGTATGTGCGCGGGCTGTTGGCACCGTTGGCGGGGAAGAACGGGTGGACGTTGGCCGAGGTCGCCGGCGACACGACGCCGGATGGCATGCAGCGGCTGCTCAACTCCGCGACCTGGGACACCGACGGTGTCCGCGACGATCTGCGGGACTACGTGGTGGAGCACCTCGGCGAGGCCGGTGGGGTGCTGATTGTCGACGAGACCGGGTTCCTGAAGAAGGGGGCCAAGTCGGCCGGGGTGCAGCGCCAGTACTCCGGCACCGCGGGCAGGGTGGAGAACTGCCAGCTCGGAGTCTTCTGCGCCTATTCCACGAGCACGGGCCGCACGCTGATCGACCGCGAGCTCTACCTGCCGAAGTCCTGGACCGGGGACCGGGAACGCTGCCGGTCCGCGGCGGTGCCTGACGAGGTCGAGTTCGCCACCAAGGCGGTACTGGCCACCGACATGATCGGTCGGGCTCTCGACGCGGGAGCCCCGGCAGCATGGGTGGCCGCGGACGAGGCCTACGGACAGGATCACGAGTTCCGTTCCTGGTGCGAGCGGCGCCGGATCGGCTATGTCGTCGCCGTACCGCGCAGCCAATCCATCCCGCTCTCACCCAGTGGTGCTGACCTCGCAGTCGACATCGCCGGGCTGGTCGGGTCACGACGTGCTGACGACCTGGTCGCGCGTGCCCCGCAGCAGGCGTGGAAGCGTCGCTCAGCCGGTCCCGGGGCCAAGGGCGAGCGGCTCTATGACTGGGCGGTGGCCGGCCTGTACCCGCCCCCGGACGCCCCCGCTGGGTGGGGGCGCTGGCTACTGGTCCGGCGCCAGATCCTCACCGCCACCCAACTCGAGTCCGGTATGGAGCCGGAGCTGGCCTACTACCTCTGCGCTGGACCGCCCGGCACCGGCGACGACGACCTCATCCGGGTCGCCGGGGCGCGCTGGGCGATCGAGGAGTGCTTCCAGACCGCGAAGAACGACATCGGACTCGACCAGTACCAGGTCCGCCGCTACGACGCCTGGTACCGCCACATCACCCTGGCCATGCTCGCCCACGCCTACCTCTCGGTCACCGCGGCGATCGCCCCAAAAGACCTGCTCACGGGCTCATCCCGCTCACCCTCGCCGAGATCCGACGTCTCCTGGCATCTCTGA